Within the Metasolibacillus fluoroglycofenilyticus genome, the region CGTTATGACGGTATTGCAATTCGCTCTAAAACGCGTAATAAATCGCTTATCGATAAAATTTGGAACTTTTTCTCTAGCGTTAAAGTAGGAGTTACTTTAATTATTATTACGCTTATTGCAGCGTCAATCGGAACGATTTTCCCACAGGAATTTTATGTGAATGTTGCAACAGATGCTGAAAAAGCAGCATATTACAAAGATGTCTATGGAACAATCGGAACGCTTTATTATAGCTTAGGTCTGTCCGATTTATATTCATCTTGGTGGTTCCAAGTAATTGTTGGAATGCTAGCTATTTCGATTATTGTAGCAAGTATTGACCGAGGTATTCCGTTACATCGCTCTTTAACAAATCAGAGAGTAAAGCGTCATACGAGCTTTATGAAACGTCAGCGCGTCGTAGCAGAAGGACAGCCTGCTAAGCAAGCGGATAAAACGCTTGATTTAATTGAACAGCAAATGCAGCAATTAAAATACAAGGTGCGTCGTGAGGACAATGCATTATTTGCAGAAAGAGGACGCTTTGCACGTTATGGTCCGTATATTAATCATCTTGGATTAATTATTTTTCTAGGTGCCGTTATGCTACGCTTATTGCCAGGCTTTTATGTTGATGAGTCGATGTGGCTACGCGAGGGTGAGACACGTGCCATTGATGGAATGGACGGCTATCTTTTATACAGCGATAAATTTATTTTAGAAACGTATGATAACGACCCGCAAGGCGAACAGTTGCGTCAAGGCGTCAATGTTGTTGCGAAAAACTTCCAAACAAACGTAACGCTCTATAAGCAACAAGAAGGTGCCATTCCTGGACAAACAGCGGATTTAGAGGAAGTGAAATCCTATGAAATCCGTGTCAATCATCCATTAAAGCATGATGACTATGCTATCTATCAAATGGACTATCGCCTAAACGAATTAAAAGTTATGAATTTTGAATTGCAAAATAAAGCAACTGAAGCATCGTTAGGTGAAGTAAGTATCGATTTAACGAATCCGCAAAAAGAATATATTATCGATGAGCAAACAAAAGTAGAGCTTGTTTCTTATTTGCCGGATTTCTCAGGCTTTAAGGATGGTGTGCCACAAACGGCTACACCATATCCAAATAATCCGGCATTTATTTTCCGTATGTTTACACCTGAAACGCCAGAGGGTGAAACGAGCTTTGTGGCGATTCGCGAAACATTAGAGCCATTAGGAGATAATCAATATAAAATGAAGTTTGCTAGTGTGGAAACACGCAATATGTCCGGCTTGACGATTCGCAAAGATAAATCGATTCCAATTTTATTTGTTGGGGGCTTCATCTTTATGCTAGGTGTTGTCATCGGTTCATATTGGAGCCACCGTCGTTTATGGGTGGAGCAGTTAGAGGATGGAACAGTGCGTCTTGCTGCACATACAAATAAAAACTGGTTCAGCATGAAAAAAGACTTAGACGCTGTTACAACACATGCTTATTTACCACAATACGTGGACCAAGTAGAAAAAGAACAAGAACAAAAGGAAAAGGAAGGTGACAACTCCTTATGAGTTTACTTCAGTTAAGCGGCTATCTATTATATGCTGCATTCATTTGTTATTTAATCGCTACAATCTTGTTTGGTGGTGCAATTAAACCATCAAAAGTAAAAAATGCACCAGCCTCTGCTGAGAAATGGGGCAAGCTAGCCATTACGATAACGATTATTGGCTTTGTTTCAAATATTGGCTACTTTATTACACGCTGGATGTATACAGGCCATGCACCTGTAAGTAATATGTTTGAATTTACAACAGCATTAGGTATGTTTATTGTTGGGGCATTTATCGGAAGCTACTTTATGTACAGAGTAGCTGTAATCGGGGTTGTAGCATTGCCAATAGCTATTATAATTATTGCCTATGCTGCGATGTTCCCAAGAGAGGTTAGTCCATTAGTTCCTTCATTACAAAGTCATTGGCTAACAATTCATGTTATTACGGCTGCTCTTTCTCAAGCTGTATTAGCGATTAGCGCCGTTGCAGGATTAGTTTATTTATTAAAGCATGTAGATGTGAAAAGAGCTTCAAAGGAACGCTTTTTCTTAGAAGCAGTTATGTTTTCTTTAGTGCTTGTCATTGGCTTCGTTGTGTCTTCTGTTACATTTGGTGCAATGGGCTATAGTGCAACATATCAATATGTCGATAAAGAGGGTAACACAAGCCGAGTTGAATATCATAAGCCCGCTATCTTTGGGATGAATAAATATGTAGAAGTAGAGCTAGTTGATGCAGAGAATAAAATATATGAGCCTGTGGCTAAAGAAAATCAATCATTCCAACCATTAGTAGAGATGCCTCCGCTTGTGAATGCTAAAAAATTGACAACAGTCTTTTTCTCTCTAATATTTGGTACTGTTATTTACTTGCTTATTCGCTTAATTACACGTCGCTCAATTTCGGCAATACTTCAACCATTAGTGAAAAAGGCAAATTCGCCACTTATGGATGAAATCGGATATCGCTCGATTTTAATTGGCTTCCCAATGTTTACATTAGGCGCATTAGTATTTGCCATGATTTGGGCTCAAGAAGCATGGGGACGCTACTGGGGTTGGGACCCTAAAGAGGTATGGGCTTTAATTACATGGCTATTCTATGCAGCATTTTTACATTTACGACTATCAAAAGGCTGGGAAGGTAAAAAATCAGCATGGCTTGCTTTAATTGGTTTTACGATAATCATGTTTAATTTGGTGTTTGTTAACCTAATTATCGCTGGCTTACATTCATATGCATAGTAAGGAGCGTCTAAACAGCCGTGCAGTTGCCGGCTGTTTAGACGCTTTTGTTTGCTGTTTAGATAAAATGTTAGTTCGGTGAGGCAGAGAGTACTTTTGGAATATGAAAACATAGAGGCTAGCAGTAGTTCCTCTAAGTAAAGGGGGCGCTGTTCAAATCCCGCCTTTTTGGTATTAGAGGAATATATTTTCAAACCTGTTGATTATGTAAATATTGTCTATTTATTAGCGTGTTTATAGGGGGAAATGCTTTTCAATAGGCACACACTCGTTGATTGGAGTGAAGGGGTGACTCCATCGGAATCAAAGGTAAGGAGGCTAAGGTCGTCACGTACTGTAGCAACGCCTTCATGACCAACATCGTGTTGGCCTCGAGCTGAAAATCTATTTATTTCGGCATTCACCGAAATAAATTAATGGAAGCCGCATCCCCCGTAATGGAAATCAATGAATTACTAGGTAATCTCTGTGAAATAAATGCTAATTAACACGCCTGAGATACTTTCCCTAGAAAAGCTAACCAACTCGCTATTTCTGAAGTATCACCAGAAAAAATAATCATAAAGCGTTTCGCTAAATATGTGATATTATGTCGTATTAGGACATTCCTTTCCTTTTCAATTTGGTGTTGAAACGTTACAATAGAAGATGTAGAAAGTAGGAAAGGGGATACACCAGTGTCTGAAAATATTTCTGTATTAGTAGTAGATGATGAAGATCGTATTCGCCGTCTATTAAAAATGTACTTAGAGCGTGAAGGATATATTGTAGATGAGGCTGAAAATGGGGAAGAGGCAGTTACAAAGGCATTTGAACATGATTACCATTGCATTCTTTTAGATATCATGATGCCTGAAAAAGATGGTCTACAAGTATGTGAAGAAATTCGTGAAAAGAAAACAACACCAATTATTTTACTGACAGCAAAAGGTGAGGAAGCAAACCGTGTACAAGGCTTTGAGCTTGGCGCTGACGATTATATCGTGAAACCATTTAGCCCGCGCGAAGTGGTGCTACGCTTAAAAGCTATTTTACGACGTTCAGCAGCATTTGCACCTGTTTCAAATGGCTCGACTTCCAAAGATTTAGTTGTATTTCCACATCTAACGATTGACCATGATGCCCATCGTGTTACTGCAGACGGTGTAGAAGTAAATTTGACGCCGAAGGAATATGAACTTCTTTATTTTCTAGCTAAATCACCTGATAAAGTATTTGACCGTGAGCAATTATTGAAAGAAGTATGGCATTACGACTTCTTTGGTGATTTACGTACTGTAGATACGCATGTAAAGCGTTTACGTGAAAAGTTAAATCGCGTGTCTGAAAGCGCAGCGAAAATGATTGTAACGGTTTGGGGCGTAGGCTATAAATTTGAGGTTGTGAATGAATAGAATATGGAATAGTATTGTCGGGAAGCTGTGGGGAACCATATTGCTTCTCGTTTCCTTTGTATTATTTATCTTCACGGTGTTCATGCTGGAGTTTTTAGAAAATTATCATAGTGCCAGGGCCGAAGAGACATTGCGCCAAACTGCCTCGACAATTGCGAACATTGTTGATGGTGATTTAACAGATAATTCACCCTATGAAATTATTCGCAGTGTATTACACGAGGGGACAAATGCGCTCATTGTAGAAAATCCTGATGGTGCTGTTTATGCCATTCAAGAAGGAATTAATCAAGAGGGTATACAAGCGCAAATTTTACAGGATAAAGCGTTCGAAAATATTTATGCAAGTAGCCAGCCAATTTTGCAGGAAATGATTTTACCATCACAAAAGAATGAAGATAAGATGGAAACATACGTTGTACTCGCGTTTCCATTAAAGGGTGATGCGGCTTTACATGGTGCAGTGTTTATTTATCAAAATCCAGATGCGATGCATGAAACAAGTAAGGAAACGACAAAAATTGTCTTTATTTCAGCGCTTATTGCTTTTGTCTTAACGACGTTTTTTGCCTTTTTCTTATCAAGTCGTATTACTTATCCTTTAAGAAAGATGCGTGAGTATGCCTTTGAAATTGCAAAAGGCCGCTTCGATTCACAAGTGCCGACAACACAAAATGATGAAATTGGACAGTTAGCTGTTGCTTTCAACCAAATGGGGCGTCAGTTGAAGCATCATTTAGAAGTAATTAACCAAGAAAAAGAGCAGCTATCGAGTATTTTAACATCGATGACAGATGCTGTAATTACGTTTAATCGTGACAGGACGATTTTAGTTAGCAACCCGCCAGCAGAGCGACTTTTGCAAAAATGGTTTGTTGCGAAAGGGGCACAAAGCACAAAGCCTATTCCTGCTGAAATTTATCATATGCTGGACCATGTGCTCGATTTTGAGGATAAAATTGAAGAAGAAATTGAAATGGATGGCTCCTACTATAGCATTGCCATTAGCCCGCTTTATAGTGGGGAGCTTGTGCGTGGTGCAGTAGCTGTTATTCGCGACCAAACAGAGCAGCATCGTTTAGAAAAGCTACGCTCTGATTTTATTGCCAATGTTTCACATGAATTGCGTACACCCATTGCAATGCTACAAGGCTATTCTGAAGCTATTTTAGATGGCGTAGTTATCGATGAAGATGAGCGCAATGAAATGATTAAAATTATTTATGATGAATCACAGCGAATGGGACGACTTGTCACAGATTTACTTGATTTAGCACGAATGGAATCAGGACATATGCGCTTATATAAAAATCTCATTCCACTTGTACCTGTGCTTGAGCGCATGACGCAAAAATTCGCGCAAGTAGCAAAGGAAAAGCATGTAGATTTGCGCTTCATCACGAATATCGAAGAGGATGTAGTGATTAATATTGACGAAGACCGCATTGAGCAAGTGTTGACAAACTTGGTTGACAATGCACTGCGTCATACACCTGTTGATGGTGCTGTAACAGTGTCCGCAACTTATGAAAAATCCTATGCAAAAATCGAAGTGCGAGATACAGGAATTGGTATTCCAAAAGATGATTTACCATATGTCTTTGAGCGTTTTTATAAAGCAGATAAAGCGCGAACACGCTCCAAAGGCGGTACAGGGCTAGGTTTAGCCATTGCCCGCAATATCGTTGAGGCACATAATGGAAATATTGCGGTAACAAGCGTTGAAAAAGAAGGAACTGCATTTACTTTTTATTTGCCATTGTAATAGAATAAGAGGGTGTGGGAAATCGGATTTTCCCACACCCTTTATCTATTTAAGAAGGTGAACTATGAATTTTTAAAGTTTAAAATAAGAAGAAATTCCCAATATATAAAATGAAACTTTTTTACTGGATGTACGACTAATTTTATGAGGATGGAGGTGGAATGGATGAAAGAGTCCATTTTCCATCGATTATATGATGAATATCACCAAGATGTATTCCA harbors:
- the resB gene encoding cytochrome c biogenesis protein ResB; this translates as MEKIICTCKHENPIGTKLCEKCGRPLTVEEQEKQVVDMRYDGIAIRSKTRNKSLIDKIWNFFSSVKVGVTLIIITLIAASIGTIFPQEFYVNVATDAEKAAYYKDVYGTIGTLYYSLGLSDLYSSWWFQVIVGMLAISIIVASIDRGIPLHRSLTNQRVKRHTSFMKRQRVVAEGQPAKQADKTLDLIEQQMQQLKYKVRREDNALFAERGRFARYGPYINHLGLIIFLGAVMLRLLPGFYVDESMWLREGETRAIDGMDGYLLYSDKFILETYDNDPQGEQLRQGVNVVAKNFQTNVTLYKQQEGAIPGQTADLEEVKSYEIRVNHPLKHDDYAIYQMDYRLNELKVMNFELQNKATEASLGEVSIDLTNPQKEYIIDEQTKVELVSYLPDFSGFKDGVPQTATPYPNNPAFIFRMFTPETPEGETSFVAIRETLEPLGDNQYKMKFASVETRNMSGLTIRKDKSIPILFVGGFIFMLGVVIGSYWSHRRLWVEQLEDGTVRLAAHTNKNWFSMKKDLDAVTTHAYLPQYVDQVEKEQEQKEKEGDNSL
- a CDS encoding response regulator transcription factor, with translation MSENISVLVVDDEDRIRRLLKMYLEREGYIVDEAENGEEAVTKAFEHDYHCILLDIMMPEKDGLQVCEEIREKKTTPIILLTAKGEEANRVQGFELGADDYIVKPFSPREVVLRLKAILRRSAAFAPVSNGSTSKDLVVFPHLTIDHDAHRVTADGVEVNLTPKEYELLYFLAKSPDKVFDREQLLKEVWHYDFFGDLRTVDTHVKRLREKLNRVSESAAKMIVTVWGVGYKFEVVNE
- the ccsB gene encoding c-type cytochrome biogenesis protein CcsB, which encodes MSLLQLSGYLLYAAFICYLIATILFGGAIKPSKVKNAPASAEKWGKLAITITIIGFVSNIGYFITRWMYTGHAPVSNMFEFTTALGMFIVGAFIGSYFMYRVAVIGVVALPIAIIIIAYAAMFPREVSPLVPSLQSHWLTIHVITAALSQAVLAISAVAGLVYLLKHVDVKRASKERFFLEAVMFSLVLVIGFVVSSVTFGAMGYSATYQYVDKEGNTSRVEYHKPAIFGMNKYVEVELVDAENKIYEPVAKENQSFQPLVEMPPLVNAKKLTTVFFSLIFGTVIYLLIRLITRRSISAILQPLVKKANSPLMDEIGYRSILIGFPMFTLGALVFAMIWAQEAWGRYWGWDPKEVWALITWLFYAAFLHLRLSKGWEGKKSAWLALIGFTIIMFNLVFVNLIIAGLHSYA
- a CDS encoding ATP-binding protein, whose product is MNRIWNSIVGKLWGTILLLVSFVLFIFTVFMLEFLENYHSARAEETLRQTASTIANIVDGDLTDNSPYEIIRSVLHEGTNALIVENPDGAVYAIQEGINQEGIQAQILQDKAFENIYASSQPILQEMILPSQKNEDKMETYVVLAFPLKGDAALHGAVFIYQNPDAMHETSKETTKIVFISALIAFVLTTFFAFFLSSRITYPLRKMREYAFEIAKGRFDSQVPTTQNDEIGQLAVAFNQMGRQLKHHLEVINQEKEQLSSILTSMTDAVITFNRDRTILVSNPPAERLLQKWFVAKGAQSTKPIPAEIYHMLDHVLDFEDKIEEEIEMDGSYYSIAISPLYSGELVRGAVAVIRDQTEQHRLEKLRSDFIANVSHELRTPIAMLQGYSEAILDGVVIDEDERNEMIKIIYDESQRMGRLVTDLLDLARMESGHMRLYKNLIPLVPVLERMTQKFAQVAKEKHVDLRFITNIEEDVVINIDEDRIEQVLTNLVDNALRHTPVDGAVTVSATYEKSYAKIEVRDTGIGIPKDDLPYVFERFYKADKARTRSKGGTGLGLAIARNIVEAHNGNIAVTSVEKEGTAFTFYLPL